A DNA window from Plasmodium vinckei vinckei genome assembly, chromosome: PVVCY_10 contains the following coding sequences:
- a CDS encoding choline kinase, putative → MEDNNNRLNYIENEKNDLLNCDNNDNEDIKLLNNEKGLSYDDLEAFNSIQLNQETEVLATPFRSHEINMKNDIPLCAQEFSDLTDPLYIKKMCLEKVTEWNEFTERDIYVKQILSGLTNQLFEVGLKEISANKNPSIRKHILFRIYGKDVAELYNTDLEVEVYKTMSKYKISPKLLNTFSGGRIEEWLYGNPLKNADLQNSKILIAIANMLGKFHTLAIKKNLPIHWDKTPCIYKRIKEWKTQLSKMKSLDKFKGDINKYYQESDKFMKFMNTYTKTDNINNHITFCHNDLQENNIINTNNCLRLIDFEYAGYNFTATDIAIFFIETSIDYSTDTYPFYEINKNKYLSYEKRKMFINEYLSVYLGKLQIPYDQKMADSFLDAIEIHALGANLLWGFWSIIRGYQVKCYNEFDFFLYAQDRFKLYDEQKAYLLSKNLIPDYD, encoded by the coding sequence atggaagataataataacagattaaattatattgaaaatgaaaaaaatgacttATTAAATTGCGACAATAATGACAATgaagatataaaattattaaataatgaaaaaggtTTAAGTTATGATGATTTGGAAGCATTTAATTCTATTCAATTAAATCAAGAAACTGAAGTATTAGCTACGCCATTTCGATCTCATGaaattaatatgaaaaatgatattCCGTTATGTGCTCAAGAATTTTCTGATTTAACAGAtccattatatattaaaaaaatgtgtttaGAAAAGGTCACAGAATGGAATGAATTTACTGAAAGggatatatatgttaaacaaatattaagTGGATTAACAAATCAATTATTTGAAGTAGgattaaaagaaatttcGGCTAATAAAAATCCATCAATAagaaaacatattttatttagaaTATATGGAAAAGATGTTGCTGAATTATATAACACAGACTTAGAGGTTGAAGTATATAAAACGATgagtaaatataaaatatctcCAAAACTATTAAACACATTTTCCGGTGGCCGTATAGAAGAATGGCTATATGGAAatcctttaaaaaatgcGGATTTACAAAactcaaaaatattaattgcTATTGCTAATATGTTAGGTAAATTTCATACATTagctattaaaaaaaatttaccaATCCATTGGGATAAAACACCATGCATTTACAAAAGAATAAAGGAATGGAAAACACAACTTTCTAAAATGAAAAGCTTAGATAAATTTAAAggtgatataaataaatattatcaagaatctgataaatttatgaaatttatgaatacatatacaaaaacagataatattaataatcaTATAACTTTTTGTCATAACGATTTacaagaaaataatattataaatacaaacaaTTGTTTACGATTAATTGATTTTGAATATGCTGGATATAATTTTACAGCTACAGATAtagcaatattttttattgaaacATCTATTGATTATTCTACAGACACTTATCctttttatgaaataaataaaaataaatatttatcatatgaAAAGAGAAAGATGTTtattaatgaatatttatcaGTTTATTTAGGAAAGTTACAAATACCCTACGATCAAAAAATGGCCGACTCATTTTTAGATGCAATTGAAATTCACGCATTAGGTGCTAACTTATTATGGGGATTCTGGTCGATTATTCGAGGTTATCAAGTAAAATGTTATAATGAATTCGATTTTTTCCTATATGCACAAGACCGATTTAAATTGTATGATGAACAAAAGGCATATTTACTTTCAAAAAATCTTATTCCAGACTATGATTAA